TGTTTGTAGACCACCATCTGCCGAGTTTCGCTGAACTTCGAACGTTTCATCTTTTTCTGTTCCTCTTCGAACAAGTTATACTTGTCGGAGAGAGACTTAATGGAACCGCCCAGGTTGCTTTTCTCCTCCCGGAATACAACTTCCTTGATCTCATCCGAGATCGAGGTTCGTAGAAGCAATGACATACCGCTGAATACACTATGGATCTGCTTCACGAACTGAACCTTCGGTTTCGGAGGAAATACCGTAATGTTGATGAGAAACGCCGATACAATACCAACCAGTGTCAACAGAAAACGATTGAGTGCAAAATGCCAGTCACCCGAGGCTTCCATAATGGATACAACCGTGACCAGTGTCAGGCCAACCGTCTCACCCATATTCAATTTAAGACAGATCATGATGACAAGTACAATAATTAATCCAACGGCGATTGGCTCATTGGACAACACCATGCCCCCCAGAAGGGCGACAATAGCTCCCAGCGTGGTCGTTTGCAACTGATCCAGGAAGTATTTCCAGGAACGATAGATGGAAGGCTGCATGGCGAATATAGCCGCGATTGCGGCAGGCACGGGAGATTGCGGGTTCAAGAACAGGCTGCTTAGGTACAAGGCAAGTGTGACCGCGATCCCCGTCTTAAGTACACGTGCACCAAACGACATGGTGGTGACCCCTCCTCTTTACCGAACCTGAAATTTTACATTTGATAATCATGTTCATTATTACCCCATATTTCTTTTTTTGCCTGAATTCATTCAGGAGAACGATTTATTGTACCATGTAAGGTCTTCCGTTGCCATGTCATAAGTCAGAGGTATTGTGAAATTGATTTCTTTATGTATGTTAATACACATTATTAACCCAAAAAGAAGCAAATCTTCAAAATGGATTTTCGCCACTTCAAAGATTCGCCCTGTTACTTATTATACCTCTGTGGAATGCTCATGCTTGTTATGCCTGCCTAACGGTCCGTGCCCTCCCATTCCCTTTTGAACTGGTCCACGAACTGCACCATATAATCATGACGCTGTTCCGCCAGCTCCTTGCCATAGGAGGTATTCATCAAATCCTTGAGCTTGAACAACTTCTCGTAAAAGTGATTTATCGTTGTACTGCGCCCATTGCGATATTCCTCATGGGTCATCTGCTCCCGTGGGGGAAGGGACGGATCGTACATCTCACGCCCTCTGGCGCCTGAAAAGGCAAAGGTTCGCGCGATCCCAATCGCACCCAGTGCATCCAGTCGATCCGCATCCTGAACAACCTGTGCTTCAAGCGAACTGACCGCAGGACGCTGTCCTCCCGCATATGAGATGGTGCTAATAATACCCACAACCTTATTACGTATATCCGGGTCAAGAGGCTGGGTATCCAGCCAGTTATTCAATTTGGCCATCCCGGCTTCCAAGCTCTCATTCAGCTTCTCATCCGGTACATCATGTAATAATGCAGCCAGTTCGCAGACAAATGGATCTGCCCCCATGCGGTGAGCGAGTTCAACCGCAAGTGCGGTTACCCGTTCAATGTGCGGCCAGTCATGACCATCACTATGCTTGGATGAGTCCCCTTGAACAAAGGATCGGGCGGCGCGCAGAACAGCCTCTCCTGCCGTTATTCCATCTATATTATACATGTGCCCTAATTCTTGCAGATTCCCACCAGGTTCAAGAGGGTTCTCTGACATCTTACGATTCCCCGCCTTCACGGGCCTGTTCACGCGGAATACGCCGAGCTACACCCGTCTTAATAGCTGCTTCAATCACGCGACTGCGCATCGATTTGACCACTTTATCATTGAACACACTCGGAATAATGTAATAACGTGTACGCTCTTCATCCGTAATGGCCGAAGCAATCGCTTGAGCGGCTGCCAGCTTCATTTCTTCATTAATTTCGGTGGCTCGGCAATCCAGAACTGCCCTGAAGATACCCGGGAAACATAACACGTTGTTGATCTGATTCGGATAATCGGATCGTCCCGTTGCCATTACAGCCACAATGTCTTCCACCAAGGCAGGCATAATCTCAGGTACCGGGTTTGCCATCGCAAACACGATTGGATCTTCTGCCATGGTCTGCACATCTTCGCGAGTTAACAGATTCCCGCGGGACAGGCCAATGAACACATCGGCTCCACGAATGACATCACGCAGCGAGCCAGTCTCCAGTTCGGGATTAGTACGAGCTGCATAATCACTCCAGACTTCATTCTCATAGGTTTGTGTTCGTACAATTGCACCCTCACGATCGACACCAATAAGTCGACTGGCTCCTGCAGACAATAATATGTTGCTGCAAGCTACACCTGCTGCACCAATACCGCAGACCACAATCTTCACATCTTCAATGGACTTGCCCACCAGTTTGAGCGCATTGATCAGACCAGCATATAACACAACCGCTGTGCCATGCTGGTCATCATGAAATACAGGAATGTCCAATTCCTCATTCAGACGACGTTCAATTTCGAAACAACGCGGTGACGAGATATCCTCCAGATTAATGCCGCCAAAACCAGGTGATATCGCTTTCACAGTACGTATGATTTCCTCGGTATCCTGTGTGTCCAGGCAGATTGGGAAAGCATCCACACCAGCAAACTGTTTGAATAACATCGCTTTACCTTCCATGACAGGCATCGCTGCACGAGGCCCAATATTACCAAGCCCAAGCACCGCACTGCCATCAGATATGACGGCCACTGTATTCCGTTTAATTGTCAATGAGAAGGCTTTGCCAGGTTCTTCTGAAATGGCTGAACATACACGAGCCACATCCGGTGTGTACACACGTGACAGATCTTCCCGGTTTTGAATCGGGGTCTTTGGTGTTACTTCGATCTTGCCGCCCAGATGAAGCAGGAACGTCCGATCCGATACATTAATAATGGACACACCTTTAAGCTGGCGCACCCCTTCTATAATTTTACTGTTATCTTGTGCATCTGTAACTGCGACCGTCAAGTCGCGCACGCTTACATCCTGATTGGTGGAAATCACGTCGATGGCAATGATGTCTCCCCCAGCTTCCGAGATGGCCGAAGCCACTTCGCCAAACTTGATATCCTTAGTTGTCATTTCCAGTCGAATAATAATGCTGTTACCATCCAGATTTCTTTGATTCATTTCCATTCCTCCCAGACTGAAAGTCTTGAGTTACATGTTACGTGTTTGTCTTCGCTACGCGGACACGTTTATCCTTTATCTTGTCCAGAAAAAGTGGTTCAACAGCCAAATGCATAAAATAAAAAGATGCCCTGAACACCAATGCAGGCGTTCAGGGCAATCTCTTCTTAATACTACTTCATTTATTTAATAACATAAGAATCTATATTATTTCCGGGCAGCCGGTCTGCGCAGAACACAAATGTCATATGGCTTCAAGCTGAGACTTGCTTCCACGGTATCACCACTGAGCAGATCGGTATAGGACTGTCCATCTAGTTCAATCAGCTTCTCATCTGGCGTGTAGTTCTGTACAAACACATAATCAGCTGTACCATCTGTACGTGTATGTGCCGTTGTTCCGGCAGGCAACTCGGTTTCAATTCCACGCTCAATGTTCAGGTCAGCGATTAGTTTCGCATAGAAATCATCATAGAATGGCGCTTTCAGACGTGTCGCTACATAATATGCTTTTCCTGAACCTAACTGGTTAACCGTCAATGCCGGGCGTCCGGCATAGAAGTCAGAACGGTACGTAGCCAGGGACTTCGCGCCTTCCAGATGAATCAGATCACACAGTTCAATTGCATCATACGCTGCATTGAGCTGAAGCTCATTGCCCTTCTCCGGGATAATTCCGTTCAGATCACGATCATGCAAGCCGTCAATTTCCTCGGACCAGATGCCAAGTGTCTTACGCAGTGGGCCTGGGAATCCACCCAGGAAACACAGATCGTTTTCGTTAACAATACCAGACCAGTAAGTTGCTACAAACGTACCGCCTTGTTCTACAAACTTCTCAATGCGTTCCCCGACACCTTCACGTACCAGATAGAGCATTGGAGCAATCAGCAATTTGTACTTGGACAGATCTGCATCCATATCAATAACGTCTACAGCGACTCCCTTTTTCCAAAACGCTTCGTAATGCTCTTCCACCGTCTGCTCATACTTTACACCGATATTACGCGGACCCTGTGAATCATTAACGGCCCAGCGGTTTTCCCAATCAAATATGATTGCAACTTCTGCCGGAACCGCTGTTCCTACAATGGCTTCCATACCTTCAAGAGCCGTTCCTACGTCGGTGACATCTTGGAACACTCGAGTGTGTTCCGTTCCTACGTGGTCTACCACCGCACCATGAAGTTTCTCACTGGACCCCCGGCTTTTTCTCCACTGGAAGTACTGAACACTATCGGAGCCGTGTGCCACAGCCTGGAGAGAAGAGAGCAGATGCATGCCAGGTTTTTTCAGTTTGCTGACATCTTGCCAATTCGTTGAACTTGGAGTACTCTCCATCAGCAAGAACGGCTGACCACCTTTGATAGAACGAACGATATCATGCATCATTGCGATCCGGGATGCCTGTTTCGCGTCGTCATCTGCATCATGCCAAGTCGGATAACTGTCCCAAGAGAGGAAATCCAGAATATCAGCGAACTTCCAATAGTTCAGACCGCCATAGAATTCCATCAGGTTTGTTGTGACCGGCAGATCAGGATTCTGAGCTTTCAATGGTTTCGTTTCATGCACGATAAAATCAGCTGTCTGGTCCGTAACGAAACGGCGCCAATCCAGATTCATTGCGTGTACCTGTGTCTCACCGTGTGGAGCCGGAGATTCCACTTGGCTCCAGTCTGTAACCGTATGGCTCCAGAATGTCGTCCACCACGAATGATTCAGTTCATCGAGTGTTTTATACTTCTTCTGAACCCAACCACGGAATGCTTCCTGACAATAATCACAATGACAGTCTCCGCCGAACTCGTTCGAGATATGCCAGCCGATTACAGCCGGATGATCCGAATAACGTTCTGCCAGTTTTGTGTTAATCGCAGTAACCTTCTCACGGTATACCGGGGAAGTATAACAATGGTTGTGACGGAAACCATGCAGATTGCGGACGCGCTTCTCGGATACGCGGAGCACTTCCGGGTACTTCGCGGACATCCAAGCAGGTCTGGCACCACTTGGTGTAGCGAGGAATGCATAGATACCGTTTGCTGCAAAACGATCCAACACCTGATCCAGCCATTCAAACGTGTATACGCCCTCTTCTGGCTCAAGGGATACCCATGAGAAGATACCAATGGACATCACGTTACACTTTGCAAGCTTCATCAAGCGAATATCTTCTTCCAGAACTTCAGGATAGCGGAGCCATTGCTCCGGGTTATAGTCTGCGCCATGCAACATGTGCGGGGCTTTGGAACTTACAGGTGGAAATTTGTATGTCATAAGGACAACTCCCTTGCTTTAATTACTGTTTTTTTAGTTTATATACGATAACGATAACAACGACTTCACAGACGATACGTATTACGCTAGATTACACGTATGTCACGACATCTGATTCTTCAACAGTAGCAAGTGCTGTAAACGATTCCAACTTGCGACCTTTAAAATCAAACATGGTGAGGTTGCCCCAGTTATTCGGATGACCGACGGACCATTCTTCTTTACTTGGTATCCAGGCAGGTTCCCAATAATAGAATCCGTGACCCAAACCACCAGGAACTTCGCGAATAATCTGCAATAGATCCTTCAGGTATTTGGTCTGTCCCTCTACACTTGCAGGGTATCCTGGTAACAACATATCTTCCTGATTCAATATCCATTCAATACCTTCCGGCTGCTCCAGCGTCCATGGATAAGCGGTTTCAACTACATTGATAGGTTTGCCATAACGCTCAGCCAGATCATGAAGATTGTCACGTAATGCGTCGAGTGTGCCATGCCACCAAGGGTAATACGAGAGACCAATGATATCAAACTCCACACCCAGTGCTTCAAAGCGATCGTAAAACTTGCGGCTCTCGGTGTTATCTCCACCACGATCAATATGTATCATAATCTGAATATCCGCGTCAACGGATTTGACCGCAGCAATTCCGTACTTCACAAGGCCTGCAAAACGCTCCCACTGTTCATCCGTATCATGCTCTTCTCCACCGACACGTCCCTCATTCCATAACATGCCTGGTGTAATCTCGTTGCCCACCTGCACCATGTCCGGAAGCGCATCGTGTTCCTTCAACGTTCTCAGAACGTCTGCCGTATACATGCATACCGCACGTTGAAGCTCTTCATAGGACAGCTGCTCCCATGCTTTCGGCTTCCATTGATTGGCTGGATCAGCCCAGCGATCAGAATAATGGAAATCAAGCAAAAATTTCAAGCCCTGTTCCTTGATCCGTTTGGCTATCTCCACCGTCCGTTCCAGATTGCAGAATCCACCAACAGGATCATTCCAGATTCGAAGTCGTATCGCGTTAGCGTCATTAATCTTCAGGATGGACAGCAAGTCTTGTTCCTTGCCATCCACATCACTATAACTCCCGCCATGCTGTTCGATTTCATCCATAAAGGACACATCCATTCCCAGAATGAATGTCTTTTCCGTCAAGTTGCTCACTGTATCAACCTCCATTAATTTGGGGTACAGGCTCAGCCTTTAACTGAGCCCAACGTCATACCTTTGACAAAGAAACGTTGCAGGAAAGGATACACAATCAAGATTGGTGCACTTCCGATGAAGATCTGAGCTGCCCTTACCGTAGTTTGAGAGAGGGCTTCCATTTCTTTTGGATTCATGCTCATGCTACTCATATCACGTCCAATAATGACCGTTTGCATAAATGTAGCAAGTGGGTAATCCTTGGCGTTATTCATGTAGAGCAATCCATCAAACCAGGAATTCCAGTGGAACACCATACTGAACAATGCAATTGTTGCAATGGACGGCATCGAAATGGGAAGGAAGATACTGAACAATGTTCTGAAATGGTTAGCTCCATCCATGAGCGCCGCTTCCTCCAACTCTTTTGGAATACCGCGGAAGAAGTTCAGCATCAGAATGACAAGGAATGTGTTAACTGCCCCTGGGAGTACCAGTACCCAGAAGGAATCCATCAACCCGATCTTCTGGATAACCATATAGAATGGCACCAGTCCCCCATTGAAAATCATACTGAATACAAAAATCCAGGAGTAGATCGTTCTGCCTTTGAATTCACTATTCTCTTTGGACAACGGATACGCCGCCAGGAACGTAATCAGCAAGGTAATAGCTGTACCAATTACTGTACGTAGAAGTGAAATCCAGAGCGAGTTCAAGAAAATTGGATTATTCATCGTTTTTTTGTAAGCCTCAAGTGAAAATCCTACGGGCCAGAGATTGACCAGATTGGCGTCGGCAGCTGCCTTCGTACTAAAGGATACAGCCAGGACATGAACCATCGGTATGATACACATAATGGCGATCAAAATCAGAAAGCAGGTATTGACTATATTAAACACGCGATAAGGCAATGATTTATGATACATCGTGGTCCCTTCTTTCTCTGTTCATTCGTTTAGAATATGCGATATCCAGCGTATTTTTTGGCTAAGCTGTACGATACAAGAATCAAGATCATACTAATGACCGATTTGAATAATCCAATCGCGGTTGCAAAGCCCATCTCACCATTCTGCATTGCGGAACGATATACGAATGTATCAATGATGTCACCCGTTTGATATACGAGCGGGTTATACAAGTTGAATATCTGGTCAAATCCGGCATTCAGTACGTTACCAAGTGCCAGTGTTCCTACAACCATCAGCATCGGCACAAGCGAAGGGATTGTAATGTGCAGTGTCTGTTTCCAGCGTCCTGCTCCGTCAATTTCCGCTGCTTCGTACAATGCTGGATTAATTCCGGCAAGGGCAGCCAGAAAGACGATCATGTTATAGCCAAATTCTTTCCACACATCTGTCAGAATGACCGTAGATCGGAACCAACTGTTGTCTCCTAGGAAGAAATATGGCCCGAGTCCGAAGGTTCCCAGAACCCGGTTAACCAAGCCGCCTGTTGACAACAGATCTATCAAAATCCCGCCCAGAATGACCCAGGACAAGAAGTGAGGTAAATAGACAAGTGTTTGAATCGTTCGCTGTATAGCCATCTTGCGAACCTCATTCAAAAGAATGGCAAAAACAAATGGAACAAATAAATTAAAAATCAGTTTAAGTACAGCAATAATCAATGTGTTCCAGATGACCTGTAAGCTGTCTTCACGTTCAAACAGATATCTAAAGTTGTCCAGCCCAACCCATTCAGAACCGCTAATCCCAAGCCATGGCTTGTAGTTCTGGAATGCCATAATGATCCCGCCCATAGGCACATAACTGAAGATAATCAGAAAGATAATGGCTGGCAACAGCATAACGTGGAATGGCCAAGTGCGTTTCAAAGTTCTCATGATTGCTCCCCCTGTATTTCTTCCTACTCAAGTACTCCCTGAGTGGCTTATAATGCGATTATATCAACCTTTTACGGGGTCCAAACAGCACATAAAAGCAATATAAATGGCACAAATTCAACCACTTTGCCTTAGCTTGAATAAACAAAAAAAAGCGCCCAGACGTTAGTTGTCCGGGCGCTACTTGTAACTATTTTTTCACACTGTCATACCATTCGTTAACCTCTTGCGTGATTTGGTCACCGCCACCCGATTTCCACGTTTGTACAAAGGTATCAAACGCATCCGCCGGATTTTTGCCATAGATAATTTCGTTAAATGCTTGATTCTCGATTTTGTTCAGATAGTCAAGCTTGGATTTCATCGTCTGTGTTGTTGGACCTGTGAACATGTTTTTAAAGGAAATTTCTTCTTGGCTCAGTAACACTTTGGCTGCTGCTGGAGTTTCTTTACCGTAATTAACAGCAACATCTTTCTCAAGCTTCGTTTCAGGCTCTTTGCCATCCGCTAAGTTCAGAAGTGCTTTCATCTGGGCATCTGGAATACGAGCACCGTCACGAACAAGCAAATAACGTACAACGTTCACGTATCCGCCTTCGATCTGGTCAATCGGCATTTGTTTTCCATTTGCATCCAATTGGTAGTCATAACCTGCAAACAGACCGTTATCATAAGGGCTGCCTGGTGCTGGATCTGCATAATTGTCAAACAGGTAGTTCTGATACGTAAAGAACGCTTCTGGGTGTGCCATATCTTTTTTGATCAACGTAACACCATTAACGAACTGTGTTCCGTGACGCATCGCTTTTCCTTCAGGACCGGTAGGAATTTCAATCGGTTTCCATACCGCACTCGGTACATTTTTCACTGTATCGAGAAGTGGCCACCCACTCATCCAGTAAGGTCCTGGTATAATGCCGGCAGTTCCTGCGACTGCTGGCTCTGCTGTTTTGTTCTCATCCCATAGAGCTGCTTCCTGCGGGATATATCCTTTTTTGAGCCATTCGCTCAATTTGGTCAGACCTTGCTTCATGCCTGGATTAATGGAGCCATACTCGAGCTTGCCATCCGCAGCAAGATTCCATTGTTGAGGTAAGGTGCCATATGCACCAAAGATCCAGGATACATCTCCCATCCATGTGTTCATCGATGTTTTGAAACCAACGCTGAGCGGAGTGACTTTTTCAGGAGCCAAGCCGTCCGGGTTATTGTTTTTGAATGCTTCCATAACGGTTTCCAGCTCATCGATTGTTTTTGGTGCTTTCAGATTCAACTTGTCCAGCCAATCCTGGCGAATCCAGAGCAAGTAATCATTGTTGTATGCGTAGTCCAGAACAGGGATACCCATTCTTTTGCCATCACGACTATATTGGTTCCAAACGTTAGGATCTTGCTCCATCGCTTTTTTCCATGTGTCTGAAGCATATTTGTCGAACAGTGGACCGACCTCTTCGTACATGCCAGAGTCGATCAAGTCTTGAGCAACGAGATTGTCCGCACTACCAATCGTCACGATATCTGGCATTTCCTGTCCAGAGGACATAGCCAGACGAAGTTTGGTTGCAAACGCACTGTTTGTGTCTGTTACTGACCAGAGCGCGCTGACATTAATCCCGAATTTTTCCTTGGCCCACTTGGTTGCCACGTTATTTTCCATGGATTCGCCATTTTTAAACTTCAGCTCAGGATCGATTCCCCATGCTGTTGTAATGGTTACTTCCGGATCATACTTTTCTTTGTATTCGTTTTGGGTTCCAGATGTACTTGGTGTTGCACTATCTCCGCCCCCACTGCCTCCTGAACATCCTGCAAGAACGACAGTTAGACTCAGCGTTGTAGCGAGAAGCGTCAAGAATCTCTTTTTCGTTGATTGCGCTCTCATGTTGTTCCCCCTTAAATCGTTTTGGTTACCCTTTCATTATAGGCTGACCAGGCCTTTGAGCCTATGATACGAAATCAAGATTTCTGCACCTTTGCCAACCTATATTCTGGAATGTTGTTGTAATTATGCCTGATCCCGAAATTCATTTGGTGTCATACCATAATGTTTTTTGAACATTTTGCTGAAATATTGCGGATTTTGATAGCCAAGCTCACTCGTAATCTCGTATATTTTTTTGTTGCTATTCTTAAGCAGATACAGAGCACGCTCCATGCGCATACGAATCATGTAGTCCCCAAGACCTTCCCCAGTCTCTGCCTTGTAAATTTTTGATAGATATACGGGGTGTAGATATACCTTGTCCGCAATCATCTTCACCGACAGATCCTGTCCTGTATCTCTTGTCACTAGCTCCTGAACCTGCTTGATCACATGTCTGCGGCTCTGCACACCTTCCTGATCGGACAACTCTTCCTGAAGCTTCGCCAGCATCTCGGTTGCCCAGCGTCGCAGCTTCTCGGGGGATTGAATCAACTGATGAGCAAGGAGCAGATCGAATCCCGCATGATCAATCTCATGCACCAGATGCCCCTGTTTATGGGCGATATACATAAATGCATTGGTTACCGACAGATACATCTCATACACATGTTCTCTGGACAATCGAACCTGTTCTGCCGCGTCAAAGACCGTGTTCAGCTTACGCGCTGCCGCTTCCCATTGCTTGGTCTCAAGCAATTGCGGAAGTACAGGCGGTTTGTACAGCTCTTCGAGCGCCTGCGTTGCATCATTCTCCGGTCTTTTGCTGAGTGCCTGATCCATGTCCATATATATAATCTTGTGTTCTTCCGGTCCTGAAAGGACAAGCGAACCCAGACTTTTTCGATAAGCTGCTGTCAACTCATTAAAGGGAAATGACGGTGTAACTACCATGGACAGATCTCCCTGTAAATATCGAATGACATGCTCACGGAAAGTTTCAGCTGAGATTCTCAACGTCTCCAAGTCCATCTGCGGAGCTACGATCTGATCTTGATTCTGCAAGAACATAACCAGACACTCATGGGGTCCGCGACCAAACCACACGTTAAATTGCTCTCCGAGTACTTCCTCTGCAATATTACCTACCGCAAAATCCATCAGATCCAGAGACTGCTGGTCCATTGATGAGAAGCGTCCTGTAAGGCGAATCAGCATCATCACAGCCGATTGTTCCGGATCAATATGAATCTCATATTGTTGCAGTTGTTCCCGAAGCGCCCGCGCCGTGATCTCACGTCCAAGCAGCAGATCATGCATAAGATTTTCTCGTAAAATCTTATAGTCAGACTTCCGACTGTATAAAAGCCGGTGATATTTATCAAATTCATCCCACTCATCGCGAAGAGACGTGATGGCTGCCGACACCGATCCCATAAACTCATCATCGTTTACGGGTTTGAGGATATAATCCGCTGCCTGCAATTGAATGGCTTTTTTAGCATAATCAAAATCACTGTGACCCGTTAGTAAAATACAGCGAATATGAGACCAGCGCTTGCTTACCTCTGCAATGAGATCCAGTCCGGACATGCCAGGCATGCGAATATCGGTAACTACGATGTCTACTGCATTTTCCTCCATAATCTCCAACGCTTC
The nucleotide sequence above comes from Paenibacillus sp. W2I17. Encoded proteins:
- a CDS encoding response regulator — encoded protein: MIDILLVDDETYVTESLELTIPWGELGVTTVLRAASGKEALEIMEENAVDIVVTDIRMPGMSGLDLIAEVSKRWSHIRCILLTGHSDFDYAKKAIQLQAADYILKPVNDDEFMGSVSAAITSLRDEWDEFDKYHRLLYSRKSDYKILRENLMHDLLLGREITARALREQLQQYEIHIDPEQSAVMMLIRLTGRFSSMDQQSLDLMDFAVGNIAEEVLGEQFNVWFGRGPHECLVMFLQNQDQIVAPQMDLETLRISAETFREHVIRYLQGDLSMVVTPSFPFNELTAAYRKSLGSLVLSGPEEHKIIYMDMDQALSKRPENDATQALEELYKPPVLPQLLETKQWEAAARKLNTVFDAAEQVRLSREHVYEMYLSVTNAFMYIAHKQGHLVHEIDHAGFDLLLAHQLIQSPEKLRRWATEMLAKLQEELSDQEGVQSRRHVIKQVQELVTRDTGQDLSVKMIADKVYLHPVYLSKIYKAETGEGLGDYMIRMRMERALYLLKNSNKKIYEITSELGYQNPQYFSKMFKKHYGMTPNEFRDQA